From Streptomyces sp. GSL17-111, one genomic window encodes:
- a CDS encoding [protein-PII] uridylyltransferase, producing MTAETTDTTGRTEPGDGYAAARLRLLQGTRSGPPRRAALASLTDAWLARLMAGAPAGVALVAVGGYGRRELSPRSDLDLLLLHDGTLDPGALATLADRIWYPVWDQGLDLDHAVRTPAEARRTAADDLKVQLGLLDARHVAGDAALTAVLRTEQFAQWRAHAPRRLPELRELGHERAERHGELPYLLEPDLKEARGGLRDATALRAVAASWLADAPREGLAAARGTLLDVRDALHLTTGRGTDRLALQDQDQVADALGVHGADALLRQVYEAGRTLTYAQDVTWREVGRVLKARSAKRGLRSLVTRREARHQAPERTPLAEGVVEQDGEVVLARTARPDRDPCLVLRAAAAAAQAGLPLALATARRLARDAAPLPVPWPAEARELLVTLLGAGPDAVPVWEALEAEGLVTALLPDWERVRCRPQRNAVHRWTVDRHLVEAAVQASALTRRVQRPDLLLVGALLHDIGKGWPGDHSVAGETIARDMAARIGFPPADADVLATLVRHHLLLVETATRRDLDDPATVSAVAEAVGAPGTLELLHALTEADALATGPAAWSAWRDALVTDLARRTAAVLAGEAPPHSGEAEPAELGAEAERLAVEAARTRGPVLTLRTRPEGPDADAAGEPVGVELLVALPGHPRALSAVAGVLALHRLTVRAAELTRADPVGEGPVLLLTWRVAAEYGSLPAADRLRADLRRALEGTLDVAARLVEREKAYRGRRRGLQAPPPRVTVAPDGSARATVIEVRAQDASGLLHGIGRALEEAGVTVRSAHVSTLGANAVDAFYVTDGTGAPLPRTAAEELARAVQGSLGG from the coding sequence ATGACGGCCGAGACCACGGACACGACCGGCAGGACGGAACCCGGCGACGGCTACGCGGCGGCCCGGCTGCGTCTCCTCCAGGGGACGCGGTCCGGGCCGCCGCGCCGTGCGGCGCTCGCCTCCCTCACCGACGCCTGGCTGGCCCGCCTCATGGCCGGGGCGCCCGCCGGCGTCGCCCTGGTCGCGGTCGGCGGGTACGGGCGGCGCGAACTGTCGCCCCGCAGCGACCTGGACCTGCTGCTCCTGCACGACGGCACGCTGGACCCGGGCGCGCTCGCCACCCTCGCCGACCGGATCTGGTACCCCGTGTGGGACCAGGGCCTCGACCTCGACCACGCCGTCCGCACGCCCGCCGAGGCTCGCAGGACGGCGGCCGACGACCTCAAGGTGCAGCTCGGCCTGCTCGACGCCCGGCACGTCGCCGGTGACGCCGCGCTCACCGCCGTCCTGCGCACGGAGCAGTTCGCCCAGTGGCGGGCCCACGCCCCGCGCCGCCTGCCCGAGCTGCGTGAACTGGGCCACGAGCGTGCCGAACGCCACGGTGAGCTGCCGTACCTGCTCGAACCCGACCTCAAGGAGGCCCGGGGTGGGCTGCGCGACGCCACCGCGCTGCGCGCCGTCGCCGCGTCCTGGCTGGCCGACGCCCCGCGCGAGGGCCTGGCCGCCGCGCGCGGCACGCTGCTCGACGTCCGGGACGCACTCCACCTGACCACCGGCCGGGGCACCGACCGGCTCGCCCTCCAGGACCAGGACCAGGTGGCCGACGCCCTCGGCGTGCACGGTGCGGACGCCCTCCTGCGGCAGGTCTACGAGGCCGGGCGCACGCTGACCTACGCGCAGGACGTCACCTGGCGCGAGGTCGGGCGGGTGCTCAAGGCCCGCAGCGCGAAACGGGGCCTGCGCTCCCTGGTGACGCGCCGGGAGGCGCGTCACCAGGCTCCGGAGCGCACACCGCTCGCCGAGGGCGTCGTCGAGCAGGACGGCGAGGTCGTCCTGGCCCGCACCGCCCGTCCCGACCGCGACCCCTGCCTGGTGCTGCGCGCCGCCGCCGCGGCCGCCCAGGCCGGGCTTCCGCTCGCCCTGGCCACCGCACGGCGGCTCGCCCGGGACGCCGCTCCGCTGCCCGTGCCCTGGCCCGCCGAGGCCCGCGAACTCCTCGTCACCCTGCTCGGCGCCGGGCCGGACGCCGTCCCCGTCTGGGAGGCGCTGGAGGCCGAGGGGCTCGTCACGGCGCTCCTGCCCGACTGGGAGCGGGTGCGCTGCCGGCCGCAGCGCAACGCCGTGCACCGCTGGACCGTGGACCGCCACCTGGTGGAGGCCGCGGTGCAGGCGTCCGCGCTGACCCGCCGCGTCCAGCGCCCCGACCTCCTCCTGGTCGGCGCGCTCCTGCACGACATCGGCAAGGGCTGGCCGGGCGACCACTCCGTGGCCGGGGAGACGATCGCCCGGGACATGGCGGCGCGCATCGGTTTCCCGCCGGCCGACGCCGACGTCCTGGCCACGCTCGTCCGGCACCACCTGCTGCTCGTGGAGACGGCGACCCGCCGGGACCTGGACGACCCGGCGACCGTCAGCGCCGTGGCGGAGGCCGTCGGCGCCCCCGGCACCCTGGAACTGCTGCACGCCCTGACCGAGGCCGACGCGCTGGCCACCGGGCCTGCGGCCTGGTCGGCCTGGCGGGACGCCCTCGTCACCGACCTCGCCCGGCGTACCGCCGCCGTCCTGGCCGGTGAGGCCCCGCCGCACTCCGGCGAGGCGGAGCCCGCCGAGCTCGGCGCCGAGGCGGAACGGCTCGCCGTGGAGGCGGCGCGCACCCGTGGCCCGGTGCTCACCCTGCGGACGCGTCCCGAAGGCCCGGACGCCGACGCGGCCGGTGAGCCCGTCGGCGTCGAGTTGCTGGTCGCCCTGCCCGGACATCCCCGGGCGCTGTCCGCCGTGGCCGGCGTCCTCGCGCTGCACCGGCTGACGGTACGGGCCGCGGAGCTGACCCGAGCCGACCCGGTGGGGGAGGGTCCGGTGCTCCTGCTGACCTGGCGGGTCGCCGCCGAGTACGGCTCCCTGCCCGCCGCCGACCGGTTGCGCGCGGACCTCCGCCGGGCCCTGGAGGGCACCCTGGACGTGGCCGCAAGGCTCGTTGAGCGGGAGAAGGCCTACCGGGGCAGGCGTCGCGGGCTCCAGGCCCCGCCGCCGCGCGTCACGGTCGCCCCGGACGGTTCCGCGCGGGCCACCGTCATCGAGGTGCGCGCCCAGGACGCGTCGGGGCTGCTGCACGGCATCGGCCGGGCCCTGGAGGAGGCGGGCGTCACCGTGCGCAGCGCCCACGTCAGCACCCTGGGGGCCAACGCCGTGGACGCCTTCTACGTCACCGACGGCACGGGCGCGCCGCTGCCGCGGACCGCCGCCGAGGAGCTGGCCCGCGCGGTACAGGGCTCGCTGGGCGGCTGA
- a CDS encoding P-II family nitrogen regulator → MKLITAVIKPHRLDEVKDALQAFGVHGLTVTEASGYGRQRGHTEVYRGAEYTVDLVPKIRIEVLVEDDDTDQLIEVIVKASRTGKIGDGKVWSVPVDQAVRVRTGERGPDAL, encoded by the coding sequence ATGAAGCTGATCACCGCAGTCATCAAGCCGCACCGTCTCGACGAGGTGAAGGACGCGCTCCAGGCCTTCGGGGTGCACGGCCTCACCGTGACCGAGGCCAGCGGGTACGGGCGGCAGCGCGGGCACACCGAGGTCTACCGGGGCGCCGAGTACACCGTCGACCTCGTGCCGAAGATCCGGATCGAGGTGCTCGTCGAGGACGACGACACGGACCAGCTCATCGAGGTGATCGTGAAGGCGTCCCGGACCGGGAAGATCGGCGACGGGAAGGTGTGGAGCGTCCCCGTCGACCAGGCGGTGCGGGTCCGCACCGGCGAACGCGGCCCGGACGCGCTCTGA
- a CDS encoding ammonium transporter, with protein sequence MNGADTAFVLISAALVMLMTPGLAFFYGGMVRVKSALNMLMMSFIALGIVSVLYVLFGYSLSFGADSGGIIGSLEFVGLQGIDADTLTGGDEGIPVFAFVLFQMMFAVITPALMSGALADRVKFSAWAVFITLWVSVVYFPVAHWVWAEGGWLFDMGVIDFAGGTAVHINAGIGALAAVLVVGKRIGFKKEPMRPHSLPLVLLGAALLWFGWFGFNAGSALAADGTAANMALNTQVATATAVLGWLLYERVKHGAFTTLGAASGAIAGLVAITPAGAAVNALGAIAIGLVAGLVCSWAVSWKFKLNYDDSLDVVGVHLVGGLIGTLMVGFLATEGGGLAQFGKQALGAFSVMAFTFVVTWLLAKLVDVTMGLRAEEDDEVAGVDQAFHAETAYDFSQVGTSSARAAVAPGKPGTDTTTDAPEGKTEGKKVDA encoded by the coding sequence TTGAACGGCGCGGATACCGCTTTCGTCCTGATCAGCGCAGCGCTGGTCATGCTGATGACCCCTGGACTGGCCTTCTTCTACGGCGGCATGGTCCGGGTGAAGAGCGCGCTCAACATGCTGATGATGAGCTTCATCGCGCTCGGCATCGTCAGCGTGCTCTACGTCCTGTTCGGCTACTCGCTCTCCTTCGGCGCTGACTCCGGGGGGATCATCGGCAGCCTGGAGTTCGTCGGCCTGCAGGGCATCGACGCCGACACCCTCACCGGCGGCGACGAGGGCATCCCCGTCTTCGCCTTCGTCCTGTTCCAGATGATGTTCGCCGTCATCACGCCGGCGCTGATGAGCGGCGCGCTCGCCGACCGCGTGAAGTTCAGCGCGTGGGCGGTCTTCATCACGCTCTGGGTCAGCGTCGTCTACTTCCCGGTGGCGCACTGGGTGTGGGCCGAGGGCGGCTGGCTCTTCGACATGGGGGTCATCGACTTCGCGGGCGGCACGGCCGTCCACATCAACGCCGGTATCGGCGCCCTCGCGGCCGTCCTCGTCGTCGGCAAGCGCATCGGCTTCAAGAAGGAGCCCATGCGCCCGCACAGCCTGCCGCTGGTCCTGCTGGGCGCCGCGCTGCTGTGGTTCGGCTGGTTCGGTTTCAACGCCGGCTCCGCCCTCGCCGCCGACGGCACCGCCGCCAACATGGCGCTGAACACGCAGGTCGCCACCGCCACGGCCGTCCTCGGCTGGCTGCTGTACGAGCGCGTCAAGCACGGCGCGTTCACCACGCTGGGCGCCGCCTCCGGTGCCATCGCCGGTCTCGTGGCGATCACCCCGGCCGGTGCCGCCGTCAACGCGCTCGGTGCCATCGCCATCGGTCTCGTCGCCGGCCTGGTCTGCTCCTGGGCGGTCAGCTGGAAGTTCAAGCTCAACTACGACGACTCCCTCGACGTCGTCGGCGTCCACCTCGTCGGCGGGCTCATCGGCACCCTGATGGTCGGATTCCTCGCGACCGAGGGCGGCGGCCTGGCGCAGTTCGGCAAGCAGGCGCTCGGCGCCTTCTCCGTCATGGCCTTCACCTTCGTCGTGACGTGGCTGCTGGCCAAGCTCGTCGATGTGACGATGGGTCTGCGCGCCGAGGAGGACGACGAGGTGGCCGGTGTGGACCAGGCCTTCCACGCGGAGACCGCCTACGACTTCAGCCAGGTGGGCACCTCCTCCGCCCGCGCCGCGGTCGCACCCGGCAAGCCGGGCACCGACACCACCACCGACGCCCCTGAGGGCAAGACCGAGGGTAAGAAGGTCGACGCATGA